In a genomic window of Wyeomyia smithii strain HCP4-BCI-WySm-NY-G18 chromosome 1, ASM2978416v1, whole genome shotgun sequence:
- the LOC129728708 gene encoding uncharacterized protein LOC129728708 — MSSIGYIASEGKQIFEQIFNMFDDLNSEHKCFGMLKRYDLLMEPREFLISNELRAGVSQNKQEISNDPVTGLLMPIKFHMKKYLEADNVLETILKYLEPSSDGYIRSFVDGTIWQERVNNLKSNVGAKIVLPLNLFFDDFKTGDTASPHATRTSICGIYYYIPSLPGYLLAKLANMHVAGFILTEDRKRYANDDLFFSLIDMLIELETDGIEINYRNSTMKINFMLAFITGDNLGLSEVLDLVESVRANFYCRMCKRNRQERETDCIEYENSFRTIESCAEDIKVNDTSVTGIKRESIFNRIPSYHIINNVYFDLMHDVWEGICVYALGHCLNYFIKIKKYLLSRNLTLEKTRSFLET, encoded by the exons ATGTCGTCGATTGGGTATATTGCCTCCGAAGGAAAACAGATATTTGAACAAATCTTTAATATGTTTGATGACCTTAACTCTGAACACAAATGTTTTGGAATGCTCAAACGATATGACTTGTTAATGGAACCCAGAGAATTTTTAATTAGTAACGAACTACGTGCAGGCGTGTCGCAAAACAAACAAGAAATCAGCAATGATCCCGTAACTG GTTTATTGATGCCTATCAAGTTTCACATGAAAAAATATCTCGAAGCTGATAATGTTTtggaaacaattttgaaatacctCGAGCCTTCTAGTGATGGTTATATCCGCAGTTTCGTAGATGGTACGATTTGGCAGGAGAGAGTTAACAATCTCAAATCCAACGTGGGCGCAAAAATAGTGCTAccattgaatttatttttcgatgatTTCAAAACAGGAGACACCGCTTCGCCTCACGCCACTCGAACCTCTATCTGTGGGATATATTATTATATTCCTAGCCTGCCAGGTTATTTACTAGCGAAACTTGCCAACATGCATGTAGCCGGATTCATTTTAACAGAAGATAGAAAACGATATGCAAATGACGATTTATTTTTTAGTCTCATTGACATGCTAATTGAACTAGAGACAGACGGTATTGAAATCAACTACAGGAACAGCacaatgaaaattaattttatgttgGCTTTTATAACTGGTGATAACCTTGGACTTTCTGAAGTACTTGATTTAGTTGAATCCGTTCGGGCCAACTTCTATTGTAGAATGTGCAAGCGGAATCGTCAGGAAAGAGAAACTGATTGTATTGAATACGAGAACAGTTTCCGGACAATTGAAAGTTGTGCAGAAGATATAAAAGTTAATGACACATCGGTGACCGGGATAAAGCGAGAAAGTATTTTCAACCGTATTCCATCATATCACATAATTAATAATGTTTATTTCGATTTGATGCACGATGTATGGGAAGGCATTTGCGTATATGCATTAGGACACTGCTTAAATTATTtcataaagataaaaaaatatttactctCGAGGAACTTAACTTTAGAAAAAACACGTTCGTTTTTGGAAACCTGA